In one Dreissena polymorpha isolate Duluth1 chromosome 7, UMN_Dpol_1.0, whole genome shotgun sequence genomic region, the following are encoded:
- the LOC127839918 gene encoding uncharacterized protein LOC127839918, giving the protein MQALLILPSPTSTVASLRGFYDRMETYIRGLESLGQHQDMYGSLLVPVVLEKLPMAIRKNLARVNENNDWFLQDLRRAINKEINILEIGTGSSYALPEVSDYNSTSLFHASANGKKTSYTPSNKFGKRNTQNYSRTCAFCDQEHLSCECKNFPDTAARMNVVKRKQLCFNCLGKHRITECKSNGRCQNCHRKHHTSICKELQRKPEVESPQPEAAVFFSSTKRSNADVILKTVIAPVSSSHTTTDAAILVDESAQRSFITRKLADDLQLESDGIETLSLTGFGGSNNRSLQQLERTTVYIVSKRKKIPVSVLIVPTIAAPIRCGYLRSTAELPYLRGLKLAHSVTGDTLFDISLLVGAYHYWDIVEDHVVRGNGPTAVKSKIGYLLSGPMPSTTHASADKHILNVLASRAPEHSILERFWSPENMGISPCEPDRKSVEYLQQYQATAIEYDNGRYHAKLPWKQDHPAPPTNHNIALKRTVGAIQRLRNEPEVPRAHCDIIAEQERRGFIERVPLGQESAEHLHYIPHHPVEKESSTTPIRIVYDCSCRQSRDSPSLNDCLKSTPPALNELTSILTIVTEI; this is encoded by the coding sequence ATGCAAGCGTTATTGATATTGCCATCACCAACTTCCACAGTCGCGAGTTTGAGAGGGTTTTACGACCGCATGGAAACGTATATCCGGGGTCTTGAGTCGCTAGGACAACATCAAGATATGTACGGTAGCCTATTGGTGCCAGTTGTATTGGAAAAATTGCCGATGGCTATACGTAAAAATCTCGCCCGCGTAAACGAGAATAATGACTGGTTTTTGCAAGATCTGCGACGAGCGATTAACAAGGAAATCAACATTCTCGAGATCGGCACCGGAAGTTCCTATGCGTTGCCGGAAGTTAGCGACTACAACTCAACATCATTGTTTCATGCAAGTGCGAATGGTAAGAAGACTTCATACACTCCTAGCAACAAGTTTGGCAAAAGGAATACGCAAAATTATTCTAGAACATGTGCATTTTGTGATCAAGAACATTTAAGTTGTGAATGTAAAAACTTTCCTGACACTGCTGCCCGAATGAATGTTGTGAAACGGAAACAGCTTTGTTTTAACTGCTTGGGTAAACACCGAATCACAGAATGCAAGTCAAACGGACGCTGTCAAAACTGCCACCGGAAGCATCACACTTCTATCTGTAAGGAGCTACAAAGAAAACCGGAAGTTGAATCGCCGCAACCGGAAGCCGCCGTATTCTTCTCGTCTACAAAGAGGTCGAACGCAGACGTTATATTAAAGACCGTCATTGCCCCTGTTTCATCGTCTCACACTACAACGGATGCCGCCATATTAGTCGACGAAAGCGCACAGCGATCCTTTATCACCAGAAAGCTTGCTGACGAtcttcaactagagagtgatggAATAGAAACACTTAGCCTGACGGGATTCGGAGGAAGTAATAACAGAAGTTTACAGCAACTAGAACGCACGACAGTGTACATAGTTTCGAAGAGAAAGAAGATACCTGTAAGTGTACTCATCGTCCCCACTATTGCGGCTCCCATCAGATGCGGATATCTTAGATCGACTGCGGAACTTCCATACCTGCGGGGATTGAAGTTGGCTCATTCCGTTACAGGTGACACGTTATTTGACATTTCATTACTCGTTGGAGCTTACCACTATTGGGATATTGTCGAAGATCACGTTGTTCGAGGGAACGGGCCGACTGCCGTCAAGTCTAAGATTGGTTATTTACTGTCCGGTCCGATGCCCTCCACGACTCATGCGTCAGCTGATAAGCACATCTTGAACGTACTTGCATCGCGCGCCCCAGAACACAGCATATTAGAACGTTTCTGGAGTCCTGAGAACATGGGTATCTCACCTTGTGAACCTGACCGGAAGTCTGTCGAGTACCTACAGCAATACCAAGCGACAGCTATTGAGTACGACAACGGAAGGTACCATGCCAAACTACCATGGAAGCAAGACCACCCTGCTCCACCAACAAACCACAACATAGCCTTGAAGAGAACTGTTGGGGCTATTCAGAGGTTGCGCAATGAACCGGAAGTGCCTCGGGCACATTGTGACATCATAGCAGAGCAGGAAAGACGTGGCTTCATCGAGCGGGTACCACTTGGTCAAGAGTCAGCTGAACATTTGCACTACATCCCTCATCACCCAGTGGAAAAAGAATCATCAACGACACCCATACGCATCGTCTACGATTGTAGCTGCCGTCAGTCACGTGATTCACCAAGCTTGAACGACTGCCTGAAATCAACGCCACCGGCATTGAACGAGCTTACGTCGATTCTTACAATCGTCACAGAAATCTAG